One genomic window of Myxococcales bacterium includes the following:
- a CDS encoding ribbon-helix-helix domain-containing protein, whose amino-acid sequence MRKKISTTIYVTPEQSDQLKLLHERTKVPVAVYIREGIDLVLRRYQHMLPGQLPLGETLDAQLPLGEDRRARGGGGSDDPNM is encoded by the coding sequence ATGCGCAAGAAGATCAGCACGACCATCTACGTCACGCCGGAGCAGAGCGACCAACTCAAGCTCCTCCACGAGCGAACGAAGGTGCCCGTCGCCGTCTACATTCGCGAGGGGATCGACCTCGTGCTTCGGCGCTACCAGCACATGCTGCCCGGGCAGCTCCCGTTGGGAGAGACGCTCGACGCGCAGCTCCCGCTCGGCGAGGACAGGCGCGCGCGGGGTGGCGGCGGCAGCGACGACCCGAACATGTGA
- a CDS encoding DUF2062 domain-containing protein has protein sequence MPRGRRAWKKVRRLARRLWHRARNERATPREVGEAVFLGVFSGCTPAVGFHGWVAVFAATLFRRNRLYAWLGSRVSNFVFMPFIVLAEIQCSRLLRTGKLAPITREHVLEQAPELLLDWGLGSVVVGIALGALFGALAWRWAHRRDRREERARAAASAPAPSSSSRWTPD, from the coding sequence ATGCCCCGTGGACGCCGCGCCTGGAAGAAGGTTCGCCGGCTCGCCAGACGGCTCTGGCACCGCGCAAGAAACGAGCGCGCGACGCCTCGAGAGGTCGGCGAGGCGGTGTTCCTCGGCGTCTTCTCTGGGTGCACGCCCGCGGTCGGCTTCCACGGCTGGGTCGCGGTGTTCGCCGCCACCCTCTTCCGTCGAAACCGCCTCTACGCGTGGCTCGGCTCGCGCGTCTCGAACTTCGTCTTCATGCCGTTCATCGTGCTCGCCGAGATCCAGTGCTCCCGCCTGCTGCGCACCGGGAAGCTCGCGCCGATCACGCGAGAGCACGTGCTCGAGCAGGCCCCCGAGCTGCTGCTCGACTGGGGCCTCGGCTCCGTGGTCGTCGGGATCGCGCTCGGCGCGCTCTTCGGCGCGCTCGCCTGGCGCTGGGCCCACCGCCGCGATCGCCGCGAAGAGCGCGCCCGCGCCGCCGCCAGCGCCCCGGCGCCTAGCTCTAGCAGCAGGTGGACTCCAGACTAG
- a CDS encoding tyrosine recombinase XerC, with product MVLRGAGTPSAIAASERNSSRRALRWYAAVRGVGGAPAPPNKLARARAVRHALPVQPAQPLDFSSAIAAFESHLRAERNASPHTVAAYARDLRALDAFLRERKGLAECAPVPLIAADVYSLRGHLGVLARTHAPPSVARKLAAIRTFFRFLVDRGHLACSPADELASPKARRPLPTFLSVDAAKEVVECATAADGPVGARDRALLELLYGAGVRVSELVGLDLGDVDLGAGRARVLGKGRKERLVPFGDAARDALVEYLAARPALAHPRTGALDPKALFVSVRGRRLPVRAVQLLVRAYGARGAGRADLHPHALRHTCATHLLDGGADLRSIQEVLGHASLSTTQRYTHVSVEHLLRVYDGAHPLARARPRG from the coding sequence ATGGTCTTGCGCGGCGCCGGCACGCCGAGCGCAATAGCAGCTTCGGAGCGGAATTCGAGCCGTCGCGCGCTCCGCTGGTACGCGGCGGTCCGCGGGGTTGGGGGTGCGCCGGCGCCCCCCAACAAACTCGCCCGCGCCCGCGCGGTGAGGCACGCTCTCCCCGTGCAGCCCGCGCAGCCCTTGGACTTCTCGTCCGCCATCGCCGCGTTCGAGTCGCATCTGCGCGCGGAGCGCAACGCGTCGCCCCACACGGTCGCCGCCTACGCGCGGGACCTGCGCGCCCTCGACGCCTTCCTGCGCGAGCGAAAGGGCCTCGCGGAGTGCGCTCCGGTTCCCCTCATCGCGGCCGACGTGTACTCGCTCCGCGGGCACCTCGGCGTCCTCGCGCGCACCCACGCGCCGCCCTCGGTTGCGCGCAAGCTCGCGGCGATACGTACTTTTTTTCGATTCCTGGTCGATCGCGGCCACCTCGCCTGCAGCCCCGCGGACGAGCTGGCGAGCCCGAAGGCCCGCCGCCCGCTGCCCACGTTCCTCTCTGTCGACGCGGCCAAGGAGGTCGTCGAATGCGCCACCGCGGCCGACGGCCCCGTGGGGGCGAGGGACCGCGCGCTGCTCGAGCTTCTCTACGGCGCTGGGGTCCGCGTGAGCGAGCTCGTCGGCCTCGACCTCGGCGACGTCGATCTTGGCGCCGGTCGCGCGCGGGTCTTGGGCAAGGGCCGCAAGGAGCGCCTCGTGCCCTTCGGCGACGCCGCGCGCGACGCGCTCGTCGAGTACCTCGCGGCGAGGCCCGCGCTCGCGCACCCCCGCACCGGCGCGCTCGATCCGAAAGCGCTCTTCGTCTCCGTGCGCGGCCGCCGCTTGCCGGTCCGCGCGGTGCAGCTGCTCGTGCGCGCCTACGGGGCGCGGGGCGCGGGGCGGGCGGACCTCCACCCCCACGCGCTGCGCCACACGTGCGCGACCCACCTCCTCGATGGCGGCGCCGATCTGCGCTCGATCCAGGAGGTCCTTGGGCACGCTTCGCTCTCGACCACGCAGCGCTACACGCACGTCTCGGTCGAGCATCTGCTGCGGGTGTACGACGGCGCGCACCCGCTCGCCCGCGCACGGCCCCGCGGGTAG
- a CDS encoding sulfatase-like hydrolase/transferase, protein MLAGMVRRAALSVGGAAVGAAVVAALEARRAGSLDLELPSVGALFLSDLGLLCPLALVIGVGVAAATAYFEPRDLRSPLEHVQALRAAPVLERSRTAALVPLAIVAAFVLVVVSAHVGKARLAEGTPQGAGLLLGVQTMALVLVLLGLVLALGPPLRRALAMGASRLPSLVDPAATGAAAAALVVSLVALGVASGDASGDGAHALAILGVLKRKELDLTPIAGALVLAAAAYAAPVLARTGKGPLAPLAVLPAVVLALALCWRDALVLNAEPELARGLARYASLGKVGLGVLRRATDRDHDGASPLFGGGDCDDRDRARYPEAIDVPGNGVDEDCSGADTPAPKPVAPPVVAVPKRAHRFNVVLITVDTLRTDLGFMGYPKPVSPNMDRLAKKSVVFERAYAMASYTGKSLGPLHAGKFPSETLRDGGHFNVYSPKNTFVAERARDAGYATLGAMSHFYFKPSFGLAQGFDKWDLSAIPPGLADNDNSMSSEALSTAILKLLRQPSGEASGGAGDAGTGDAGDAGDAGDAGDAGMGDAGGAGEKPFFAWFHYFDPHAQYAPHPEAPNFGEGEKGAAAWVHAQYDGEVWYTDKHLGRVLDAIEAAPWADRTVVILTADHGEALGDHGMSWHGSELWESLVRVPLVVYVPGVQPRRVAARRSHIDLAPTMLALMGITAPPGELSGQSLMPEIEGVAGAEADRDVYIDMPIGPFNQTRRALISGPGAGVKLLHFGGAQYQLFDLAVDPQERNDLHRDKDRLAPMQAALAAFRARLTEIEVKPAEQ, encoded by the coding sequence GTGCTCGCTGGGATGGTTCGTAGAGCGGCGCTCTCGGTCGGCGGAGCCGCGGTCGGGGCGGCGGTGGTCGCCGCGCTAGAGGCGCGCCGCGCCGGGAGCCTGGACCTGGAGCTGCCCTCGGTGGGAGCGCTCTTCCTCTCCGACTTGGGGCTCCTCTGCCCCTTGGCGCTGGTGATTGGCGTCGGGGTCGCGGCGGCGACGGCGTACTTCGAGCCGCGCGATCTTCGCTCACCCCTCGAGCACGTCCAGGCCCTCCGCGCCGCGCCGGTGCTCGAGCGATCGCGCACGGCCGCGCTGGTGCCGCTCGCGATCGTCGCCGCCTTCGTCCTCGTCGTGGTCTCGGCACACGTCGGCAAGGCCCGCCTCGCCGAAGGGACGCCGCAGGGCGCCGGCCTGCTCCTCGGCGTGCAGACCATGGCGCTCGTGCTCGTGCTTCTGGGCCTCGTGCTCGCCCTCGGCCCGCCGCTGCGCCGCGCACTCGCGATGGGGGCGTCACGCCTCCCGTCGCTCGTGGATCCCGCGGCGACCGGCGCCGCCGCCGCGGCGCTCGTCGTGTCGCTCGTCGCGCTCGGCGTGGCGAGCGGCGACGCGAGCGGCGACGGCGCGCACGCGCTGGCGATCCTCGGCGTGCTGAAGCGCAAGGAGCTCGACCTCACGCCCATCGCCGGCGCGCTGGTGCTTGCGGCGGCTGCGTACGCGGCGCCCGTGCTCGCGCGGACCGGCAAGGGGCCGCTCGCCCCGTTGGCGGTCCTCCCGGCGGTCGTGCTCGCGCTGGCCCTGTGCTGGCGTGACGCCCTCGTCCTCAACGCGGAGCCCGAGCTCGCGCGCGGCCTCGCCCGGTACGCCTCGCTGGGGAAGGTGGGCCTCGGCGTGCTCCGGCGCGCGACCGATCGCGACCACGACGGCGCCTCGCCGCTCTTTGGTGGCGGCGACTGCGACGACCGCGATCGCGCCCGCTATCCCGAGGCGATCGACGTCCCCGGCAACGGCGTCGACGAGGACTGCTCTGGCGCCGACACTCCCGCGCCCAAACCGGTCGCGCCCCCGGTGGTCGCGGTCCCGAAGCGCGCCCACCGCTTCAACGTCGTGCTGATCACGGTCGACACGCTCCGCACGGACCTCGGCTTCATGGGCTACCCGAAGCCCGTGAGCCCGAACATGGACCGGCTGGCGAAGAAATCCGTCGTGTTCGAGAGGGCGTATGCCATGGCGTCCTACACCGGCAAGAGCCTCGGGCCCCTCCACGCGGGGAAGTTCCCGAGCGAGACGCTGCGGGACGGCGGCCACTTCAACGTCTACTCACCCAAGAACACGTTCGTGGCCGAGCGGGCCCGCGACGCGGGGTACGCGACCCTCGGCGCCATGTCGCATTTCTATTTCAAGCCGAGCTTCGGGCTCGCGCAGGGCTTCGATAAGTGGGACCTCAGCGCGATCCCGCCGGGGCTCGCCGACAACGACAACTCGATGTCGAGCGAGGCGCTTTCCACGGCGATCCTGAAGCTCCTGCGCCAGCCGAGCGGTGAGGCGAGCGGGGGCGCGGGCGACGCCGGCACCGGCGACGCGGGCGACGCGGGCGACGCGGGCGACGCGGGCGACGCGGGCATGGGCGACGCGGGCGGGGCGGGGGAGAAGCCGTTCTTCGCGTGGTTTCACTACTTCGATCCCCACGCCCAGTACGCGCCCCACCCGGAGGCCCCCAACTTCGGCGAGGGGGAGAAGGGCGCCGCGGCCTGGGTCCACGCTCAGTACGACGGCGAGGTCTGGTACACCGACAAGCACCTCGGGCGCGTGCTCGACGCGATCGAGGCGGCGCCTTGGGCCGACCGCACCGTCGTCATCCTCACGGCCGATCACGGCGAAGCGCTCGGCGATCACGGCATGAGCTGGCATGGCTCCGAGCTCTGGGAGTCCCTCGTGCGGGTCCCGCTGGTCGTCTACGTCCCCGGCGTACAGCCCCGTCGTGTCGCAGCCCGTCGGTCCCACATCGATCTTGCGCCGACGATGCTCGCGCTCATGGGCATCACCGCGCCCCCGGGTGAGCTGTCCGGCCAGAGCCTCATGCCGGAAATCGAAGGCGTCGCGGGCGCGGAGGCCGACCGCGACGTGTACATCGACATGCCCATCGGCCCGTTCAACCAGACCCGCCGCGCCCTCATCTCGGGGCCCGGCGCGGGCGTGAAGCTCCTCCACTTCGGCGGCGCCCAGTACCAGCTCTTCGACCTCGCGGTCGATCCTCAGGAGCGGAACGATCTCCACCGCGACAAGGATCGCCTCGCGCCCATGCAAGCGGCGTTGGCGGCGTTCCGCGCGCGGTTGACCGAGATCGAGGTGAAGCCCGCCGAGCAGTGA
- a CDS encoding RNA polymerase sigma factor, giving the protein MAFGIQPELLQRAALGDRESMNHLLTEVVPVIEKQLLRYPVSEDDRRDLLQAALIQITRRVASFRGDSSFSTWLFRVTANEALMLMRSQRRLRARISSGYELDDLAGLAGTEEHGAEHSAALRDEAHAVQAAVRTLPDDYREVVVAHYTADLSLHEIATTLSLTESAVRSRLHRARARLRAELAATEFAPAAAA; this is encoded by the coding sequence ATGGCCTTTGGAATCCAGCCTGAGCTCCTCCAGCGTGCAGCCCTCGGCGACCGCGAGTCGATGAATCATCTCCTGACGGAGGTGGTCCCTGTCATCGAGAAGCAGCTCCTCCGCTACCCGGTCTCGGAGGACGATCGGCGCGATCTGTTGCAGGCCGCCCTCATCCAGATCACTCGGCGGGTGGCCTCGTTTCGAGGCGACTCGAGCTTCTCGACCTGGCTCTTTCGAGTCACCGCGAACGAGGCGCTCATGCTGATGCGCTCGCAGCGTCGACTCCGCGCCCGCATTTCCAGCGGCTACGAGCTCGACGACCTGGCCGGCCTGGCGGGGACCGAGGAGCACGGCGCCGAGCACTCGGCCGCGCTGCGCGACGAGGCCCACGCCGTGCAGGCGGCCGTCCGAACGTTGCCCGACGACTACCGCGAGGTGGTGGTCGCGCACTACACCGCAGACCTGTCACTTCACGAGATCGCGACCACGCTGAGCCTGACCGAGAGCGCCGTCCGATCCCGGCTCCACCGGGCGCGCGCGCGGCTCCGCGCCGAGCTCGCCGCCACCGAGTTTGCGCCAGCGGCCGCGGCGTAG